One segment of Theobroma cacao cultivar B97-61/B2 chromosome 9, Criollo_cocoa_genome_V2, whole genome shotgun sequence DNA contains the following:
- the LOC18588032 gene encoding vacuolar-processing enzyme, with product MTRLVSGVILLLLSLTGIVSAGRDITGDVLRLPSEASKFFRGSNDDEVEGTRWAVLIAGSNGYWNYRHQADVCHAYQLLKKGGLKDENIIVFMYDDIAFNEENPRPGIIINSPHGDDVYEGVPKDYTGEDVTVNNLLAAILGNKTALTGGSGKVVDSGPNDHIFIYYTDHGGPGVLGMPTFPYLYADDLIEVFKKKHASGTYKSLVFYLEACESGSIFEGLLPEGLNIYATTASNAEESSWGTYCPGEYPSPPPEYETCLGDLYSVAWMEDSDIHNLQTETLHQQYELVKRRTINGNSAYGSHVMQYGDIGLSKDIVFVYLGTNPANDNFTFVDENSLQPPTKAVNQRDADLVHFWDKYRKAPDGSVRKLEAQKQFVEAMSHRMHIDNSMKLIGKLLFGIEKGPEVMKTVRPAGQPLVDDWKCLKKMVRTFETHCGSLAQYGMKHMRSLANICNAGIQTEQMAEASAQACVSIPSGHWSSVQKGFSA from the exons ATGACCCGTCTCGTGTCCGGTGTGATTCTTCTCCTATTGTCTCTGACTGGAATCGTCTCTGCCGGTAGAGATATCACCGGAGACGTCCTTCGGTTACCATCGGAAGCTTCTAAGTTCTTCCGTGGGAGCAACGATGATGAAGTCGAGGGCACGAGATGGGCGGTCCTGATTGCTGGATCTAATGGCTACTGGAACTACAGGCACCAG GCTGATGTTTGTCATGCTTATCAACTCCTAAAAAAGGGTGGTCTCAAAGACGAAAATATCATTGTCTTCATGTATGATGACATTGCTTTCAATGAAGAAAACCCCAGGCCTGGAATCATCATTAACAGTCCTCATGGCGATGATGTTTATGAGGGAGTTCCAAAG GATTATACTGGAGAAGATGTTACGGTTAACAACCTCTTGGCTGCCATCCTCGGGAACAAAACTGCTCTGACCGGGGGTAGCGGAAAGGTTGTGGATAGTGGCCCCAATGATCATATCTTCATATACTACACTGACCATGGGGGTCCTGGAGTGCTTG GGATGCCTACCTTTCCTTATCTTTATGCTGATGACCTGATTGaagttttcaagaaaaagcatGCTTCAGGGACCTATAAAAGCTTG GTATTCTATCTTGAAGCTTGTGAGTCAGGAAGTATCTTCGAGGGTCTTCTTCCTGAGGGTTTGAATATCTATGCGACCACAGCATCAAACGCAGAAGAGAGTAGTTGGGGGACCTATTGTCCTGGAGAGTACCCAAGTCCTCCCCCAGAGTATGAAACCTGCTTGGGAGACTTGTACAGTGTTGCTTGGATGGAGGATAG TGACATACATAATTTGCAGACAGAGACTTTGCACCAGCAGTATGAACTG GTGAAAAGGAGGACGATAAATGGTAATTCTGCATATGGCTCTCATGTCATGCAATATGGTGATATAGGGCTTAGCAAGGACATTGTCTTTGTGTACTTGGGTACAAATCCTGCAAATGATAACTTCACATTTGTTGATGAGAACTCCCTGCAGCCGCCTACAAAAGCTGTCAACCAGCGTGATGCTGATCTTGTCCATTTCTGGGATAAG TATCGCAAGGCACCTGATGGCTCTGTTAGGAAGCTTGAAGCCCAAAAGCAGTTTGTTGAAGCTATGTCTCATAGAATGCATATAGATAACAGTATGAAACTCATTGGCAAGCTCTTATTTGGAATTGAAAAAGGCCCAGAAGTTATGAAGACTGTTCGGCCAGCTGGGCAACCTCTTGTTGATGACTGGAAATGCCTTAAGAAAATG GTGAGAACTTTTGAGACACACTGTGGATCGCTAGCCCAGTATGGGATGAAACACATGCGTTCCCTTGCAAACATCTGCAATGCTGGAATTCAGACAGAGCAGATGGCTGAGGCATCAGCTCAAGCTTGTGTCAGCATTCCTTCTGGTCATTGGAGCTCTGTTCAGAAAGGGTTCAGTGCATAA
- the LOC18588025 gene encoding protein EARLY FLOWERING 3, with product MKRGKDDEKIMGPMFPRLHVNDTEKGGPRAPPRNKMALYEQLSIPSQRFSPAVLPLNPSNKSSLVPPSSSSQGSSLERNMLFPSRVSLSTSTNLAEKFSTRQLGGASVNAPLARLEQRKVRDEDDFMVPVFVNSETGHQHNKTKNGSDGEKLTPLSPTYPSRLIKLQNVCDKDPNRSSYSVVNLRKEVRDQIEESSRVCSSRERSVKTATDLSTREKSGHVKEANMSPDQDCGEHPTSRLSRLHENDACLQQPANNGCNNGAELMRDIDEGILSRQRSMSYSEGNHSGPDETNNDSECRGDKTCGSLQWANEDKSDNVSETSIVDSASGSDISPDDVVEIIGQKHFLKARRAIVNQQRIFAVQVFELHRLIKVQRLIAGSPHILLEDTAYLSKPSFQGSPAKKLPPEFIVKPLPHTKCKDDTEKPSHKMECSAENAVGRTSLSSVKNGSQPSNYGPFLGNPPPAPVNGDNKMNPWCFHQMPGHQWLVPVMSPSEGLIYKPYTGPGFMGSICGGCGPFGQTPMTVNFMTSAYGVAAPPHQGIGVLPGAPPVGHSYFPPYGMPVMNPAVSGSAVEQMNQFAGPGSYAHNGQFSGGGANFNMQHQNSCNLPSEKNGAISHVMKFQASKDTELQGSTASSPGERVQRDGTRSAAEGKNALPLFRTAPTILEGAPQPHDSEQTTRVIRVVPHNPRSATESAARIFQSIQEERKQYDSV from the exons atgaagagagggaaagatgATGAGAAGATCATGGGGCCTATGTTCCCTAGGCTTCACGTTAATGATACAGAGAAAGGAGGGCCAAGAGCTCCTCCAAGGAATAAGATGGCTCTTTATGAGCAGCTCAGTATTCCTTCACAGAGGTTTAGCCCTGCGGTCTTGCCTCTTAACCCAAGTAATAAAAGCAGCTTGGTTCCTCCTAGTTCCTCAAGCCAG GGGAGTAGCCTTGAAAGAAATATGCTTTTCCCATCTCGTGTATCTCTTTCCACATCCACAAATCTGGCTGAGAAGTTTAGTACTCGCCAGCTTGGAGGAGCAAGTGTAAATGCTCCTTTGGCACGCCTTGAGCAGAGAAAGGTCAGAGATGAAGATGATTTCATGGTTCCTGTATTTGTTAACTCAGAGACAGGTCACCAACATAATAAAACTAAGAATGGCTCAGATGGAGAAAAACTCACTCCCTTGAGCCCAACTTATCCCAGCCGTCTAATAAAACTCCAAAATGTTTGTGATAAGGATCCAAATCGGAGTAGCTATTCTGTTGTGAATTTAAGAAAAGAGGTTAGAGACCAGATTGAAGAGAGCTCAAGAGTGTGCTCAAGTAGGGAGCGTTCAGTAAAAACCGCTACGGACTTATCAACTAGAGAAAAAAGTGGACATGTCAAAGAAGCTAATATGTCTCCTGATCAAGATTGTGGAGAGCACCCTACTTCTAGACTTAGCCGATTGCATGAAAATGATGCTTGTCTGCAACAACCAGCTAATAATGGGTGCAATAATGGTGCTGAGTTGATGAGAGATATTGATGAGGGAATTCTTTCCCGGCAGAGAAGCATGTCTTATTCAGAAGGGAATCACAGTGGTCCAGATGAAACTAATAATGACAGTGAATGCCGTGGAGACAAGACATGTGGCTCACTACAGTGGGCAAATGAAGATAAAAGTGACAATGTCTCGGAGACCTCCATAGTGGATTCTGCATCTGGCTCGGATATCTCTCCTGATGATGTGGTGGAAATAATAGGTCAGAAGCATTTTTTGAAAGCAAGAAGAGCCATTGTCAA TCAGCAAAGAATATTTGCAGTACAAGTGTTTGAGTTGCATAGACTTATTAAG GTTCAGAGACTAATTGCTGGATCACCACATATCTTGCTTGAGGATACAGCATATCTCAGCAAACCCTCTTTCCAAGGCTCTCCTGCAAAGAAACTACCACCAGAGTTTATTGTAAAACCACTGCCACACACTAAGTGCAAAGATGACACTGAGAAGCCAAGTCATAAAATGGAATGTTCTGCAGAAAATGCAGTTGGTAGGACATCCCTCTCTTCAGTGAAAAATGGTAGTCAGCCTTCAAACTATGGACCTTTCCTTGGAAACCCACCACCTGCACCAGTTAATGGTGATAATAAAATGAATCCTTggtgttttcatcaaatgcCTGGCCATCAATGGCTGGTCCCTGTCATGTCCCCTTCCGAAGGACTGATATACAAGCCGTATACTGGACCTGGATTCATGGGATCCATTTGTGGAGGATGTGGACCTTTTGGACAAACTCCAATGACAGTCAACTTTATGACTTCAGCTTATGGAGTTGCAGCTCCTCCTCATCAAGGAATTGGGGTTCTACCCGGTGCTCCTCCAGTTGGCCACTCTTACTTTCCTCCTTATGGGATGCCAGTCATGAATCCAGCAGTCTCAGGTTCTGCTGTGGAACAAATGAACCAATTTGCTGGACCTGGTTCCTATGCCCATAATGGCCAGTTTTCTGGAGGTGGGGCAAACTTTAACATGCAACATCAAAATTCATGTAATTTGCCTAGCGAGAAGAATGGTGCTATTTCGCATGTCATGAAGTTTCAGGCATCGAAAGACACCGAACTACAAGGGAGTACAGCGAGCAGTCCTGGTGAGAGAGTGCAGAGAGATGGGACCCGTAGTGCTGCTGAAGGAAAAAATGCACTTCCGCTGTTTCGTACAGCTCCAACCATTCTGGAGGGAGCCCCTCAACCTCACGATAGTGAGCAGACGACAAGAGTGATAAGGGTTGTGCCTCACAATCCAAGATCAGCCACTGAATCAGCAGCTCGAATTTTCCAATCTATACaggaagagagaaaacaatATGACTCAGTTTAG
- the LOC18588028 gene encoding uncharacterized protein LOC18588028 — translation MQTRVGSAGSLDEVKDPVVTTRTSQSKTLPLRLLQLFGLFLALCIAFSIVSIYTIRRFGIYSVVTTVKSNFVPCVEEPNSLNRWIKPPSNLLHTMNDKELLWRASFVPRIKKYPFNRLPKIAFMFLTKGPLPLSPLWERFLKGHEGLYSIYIHSLPSYNAEFPPSSVFYGRQIPSQVSEWGRMSMCDAERRLLANALLDISNEWFILLSESCIPLYNFSVIYHYIKKSKYSFIGAFDDPGPYGRGRYNENMAPEVNITQWRKGSQWFEINRRLALNIVEDSTYYPKFEQFCRPACYVDEHYFPTMLTIQASNLIANRSITWVDWSRGGAHPATFGRADITEELFKRIFEDHQCRYNDQPSLVCFLFARKFAPSALEPLLQIAPKILGFGLSE, via the exons ATGCAAACAAGAGTTGGGTCGGCCGGGTCATTGGATGAAGTCAAGGATCCTGTGGTTACTACTAGGACAAGTCAATCTAAGACTTTGCCACTAAGGTTATTACAGTTGTTTGGGTTGTTCCTTGCTCTCTGTATCGCCTTTTCGATCGTTAGTATATATACAATCCGGCGTTTTGGAATTTATAGTGTGGTTACTACAGTTAAGTCTAATTTTGTACCGTGTGTTGAAGAACCAAATAGTTTGAATCGGTGGATAAAGCCTCCATCGAATTTGCTTCACACGATGAATGATAAAGAGTTATTATGGAGGGCATCTTTCGTGCCTCGAATAAAGAAGTATCCATTTAATAGACTTCCGAAGATTGCATTTATGTTCTTGACTAAGGGGCCGTTGCCGCTTTCTCCTCTTTGGGAGAGGTTCTTGAAGGGGCATGAAGGCCTTTATTCCATCTATATTCATTCACTGCCATCATACAATGCCGAGTTTCCTCCTTCATCAGTTTTTTACGGGAGGCAAATCCCAAGTCAG GTCTCTGAGTGGGGAAGGATGAGTATGTGTGATGCTGAGAGAAGACTCCTTGCCAACGCCTTGCTTGACATATCAAATGAATGGTTTATCCTCCTCTCTGAATCTTGCATACCTCTATACAATTTCAGTGTCATCTACCACTACATAAAGAAATCCAAATATAGTTTCATTGGTGCATTTGATGACCCTGGGCCATATGGTAGAGGACGTTACAATGAGAACATGGCTCCTGAAGTGAATATCACCCAGTGGCGTAAGGGGTCCCAATGGTTCGAAATTAACCGAAGGCTTGCACTCAACATAGTGGAAGATAGTACATATTACCCGAAGTTTGAACAGTTCTGTAGACCGGCATGTTATGTTGATGAGCATTATTTCCCCACCATGTTAACAATCCAGGCATCAAATCTCATAGCAAATAGAAGCATCACATGGGTAGACTGGTCGAGAGGTGGGGCTCATCCTGCTACATTTGGTAGAGCAGACATTACAGAAGAGTTGTTCAAGAGAATTTTCGAAGATCATCAGTGCAGGTACAACGATCAGCCATCTTTGgtctgttttctttttgccAGAAAATTTGCACCAAGCGCATTGGAGCCTTTGTTACAGATAGCACCAAAGATTTTGGGCTTCGGACTTTCTGAGTGA
- the LOC18588027 gene encoding UPF0587 protein C1orf123 homolog: MVNFMLKIAADLENLTNLQPQGGCDDPSFSYLFKLKCGRCGELSQRETCVSLGESIPLPVGKGTTNLIQKCKFCLREGTITMIPGQGRPLTHKDSEAGSYAPLMLLDCRGHEPVGFIFGGGWKVESLEGTKFEDVDLSGDDFAEYDEKGECPVMISNLRATFDVVK; this comes from the exons ATGGTGAACTTCATGCTGAAGATCGCTGCCGACCTTGAAAATCTAACGAACCTCCAGCCTCAAGGCGGCTGCGACGATCCCTCCTTCTCCTATCTCTTCAAG CTGAAATGCGGTAGGTGTGGAGAGTTGAGTCAGAGGGAAACGTGTGTGAGCTTGGGCGAATCCATTCCTCTTCCTGTGGGCAAGGGAACCACCAATCTCATTCAGAAG tGCAAGTTTTGTTTGAGGGAAGGAACTATAACAATGATCCCTGGCCAAGGTCGACCACTGACCCACAAAGACAGTGAAGCAGGAAGCTATGCACCTTTGATGCTATTGGACTGTAGGGGTCATGAGCCTGTGGGTTTTATATTCGGTGGTGGCTGGAAGGTTGAATCT CTGGAAGGGACTAAATTTGAAGATGTTGACTTGTCTGGAGATGACTTCGCTGAATATGATGAGAAGGGAGAGTGCCCAGTGATGATATCCAACCTTCGTGCTACTTTTGATGTGGTGAAGTAG
- the LOC18588026 gene encoding uncharacterized protein LOC18588026, protein MRTGFLYSPSFEAMVILLGLTLCYELGEGDLGLARQKILEGRKGSNHGRHAVKSIQSEDGDIIDCIDIYKQPALDHPALRNHIIQMTPSYNPTMEETPASEHSSRIMTSQPWQKSGSCPKGTIPVRRTRNKGLLSNSGEGYWNKKPSYYNPVKEPCNEETPLSLQQINQMNHSKAILLTAGYNYAGVKGDIKVWNPHVESDDEYSTSRISLRNGPYFDFECVESGWAVNPSVYGDRQTRLYVYWTADASNSTGCFDITCPGFVQISNKIALGAAIYPISVFGGLPYQITLFMFKDPKTSNIWVQYGEKTNIGYWPRTLFTRLSQGAESAEWGGDVYSSKLRHSPHTKTAMGNGRFPDYITGNSGFVKRMRVLDISYNLKFPEWVGSQVDEYNCYRSTYVGDYIEDPEFYFGGPGRNLMCP, encoded by the exons ATGAGAACTGGTTTTTTGTACTCTCCTAGTTTTGAAGCCATGGTTATTCTCTTGGGGCTAACACTTTGTTATGAGCTTGGGGAGGGTGACTTAGGCTTAGCTAGACAGAAGATTTtggaaggaagaaaaggaagcaaCCACGGAAGGCATGCAGTGAAATCCATTCAG AGTGAAGATGGTGACATTATAGATTGCATTGACATTTACAAGCAGCCTGCGTTGGATCATCCTGCTTTGAGGAATCACATCATTCAG ATGACACCAAGTTATAATCCAACTATGGAGGAAACTCCAGCGAGTGAGCATTCTTCCAGGATTATGACATCTCAACCATGGCAGAAAAGTGGAAGCTGTCCAAAAGGAACAATCCCAGTTCGCAGAACCCGGAATAAAGGGCTATTATCCAACTCTGGAGAAGGCTATTGGAATAAAAAGCCAAGCTATTATAATCCTGTTAAAGAGCCCTGCAATGAGGAGACTCCATTATCCCTTCAACAAATAAACCAAATGAATCACTCG AAGGCAATATTGCTAACAGCAGGGTATAATTATGCTGGAGTCAAAGGAGACATCAAAGTCTGGAATCCTCATGTTGAATCTGATGATGAATACAGTACTTCTAGAATCAGCCTCAGAAATGGCCCTTACTTTGATTTTGAGTGCGTTGAATCTGGATGGGCG GTGAACCCGAGTGTCTACGGAGACAGACAAACTCGATTATATGTTTACTGGACT GCTGATGCATCGAACTCAACAGGTTGTTTTGATATCACTTGTCCGGGCTTCGTTCAAATTAGCAATAAAATTGCTCTTGGTGCAGCAATTTATCCTATCTCAGTCTTCGGCGGGCTCCCATATCAGATAACTCTCTTCATGTTTAAG gatcCCAAAACAAGCAATATATGGGTGCAGTATGGGGAAAAAACCAACATAGGGTATTGGCCAAGAACCTTGTTTACAAGATTGAGTCAGGGTGCAGAATCCGCCGAGTGGGGAGGCGATGTCTACAGCTCCAAGTTAAGGCACTCTCCCCATACAAAAACAGCCATGGGTAATGGAAGATTTCCTGATTATATCACTGGCAATTCAGGATTCGTGAAAAGAATGCGAGTACTTGACATCTCTTATAACTTGAAGTTCCCAGAGTGGGTGGGTAGTCAAGTGGATGAATACAACTGCTATCGTTCTACATATGTTGGAGATTACATTGAAGATCCTGAATTCTATTTTGGGGGCCCAGGCAGGAATCTCATGTGCCCTTAA
- the LOC18588033 gene encoding uncharacterized protein LOC18588033, with amino-acid sequence MEEGESILEAIYEEDGLGDGEDVEMLDVEEGELVDNNSGNYREKGGVADANIESEGSQSKNKKRRANKKKNRKKKGGSGPKAFDINRFVLDTCRRLKERKSYMVYTAVGCLGVSALSDLVREVDAIQSCGGQMTADGRRCRTGGGILWNIIKAREPAAYCEIMKKAKDFEKQFKQQNVSQVLAQNRESSCQGTACTLTNGTSASVPEDSQLIPQNLKEQFSAEGTRKSVHERIRVPVSYDDLLGEEQKEEKYNH; translated from the exons ATGGAGGAAGGAGAGAGCATATTGGAAGCGATTTACGAAGAGGACGGTTTAGGGGATGGCGAAGATGTTGAGATGCTTGATGTAGAAGAAGGAGAGCTCGTGGATAATAACTCGGGAAATTATCGGGAAAAAGGCGGCGTTGCAGATGCAAACATTGAAAGCGAAGGGTCccaaagtaaaaacaaaaagcgCAGAGCaaataagaagaagaacaGGAAAAAGAAGGGTGGTTCGGGGCCTAAAGCTTTTGATATAAACAG GTTTGTGTTGGATACTTGTAGACGGTTAAAAGAGAGGAAGTCGTATATGGTATACACTGCTGTGGGATGTTTGGGGGTTTCTGCATTAAGTGATCTTGTTAGAGAG GTGGATGCAATTCAATCTTGTGGAGGTCAGATGACTGCTGATGGAAGACGTTGTCGGACAGGTGGTGGGATATTATGGAATATCATAAAAGCACGGGAACCGGCTGCTTATTGTGAGATAATGAAAAAAGCCAAGGACTTTGAG AAGCAATTTAAGCAACAAAATGTCAGCCAAGTACTGGCACAGAACAGAGAGAGCTCTTGTCAAGGAACGGCCTGTACACTCACTAATGGAACTTCAGCAAGCGTTCCAGAAGATTCTCAACTAATACCTCAAAACCTGAAAGAGCAGTTCAGTGCTGAAGGAACACGCAAATCTGTTCATGAGAGGATTAGGGTCCCTGTTTCTTATGATGACCTTCTAGGAGAggaacaaaaagaagagaaatataatcattga
- the LOC18588030 gene encoding myb-like protein D translates to MEKDSLRTNNNGNNTNHCRDRTGSDGGLLRSSSDPAKQTPSSSDFVLQWGNRKRLRCMKIQVKDDQSGPVHRTTVRVDRRVVRADKDSSSQPSNNNHGNGCFNLRQRPPSPQAPPPQRVLRNSENPSAMRGQSNGGVRGFASPDRGARDKRGGNHNNNNHYSNNDNNHQHNNKSAASSETAHDSKKGGSSSGSGEAVPPVWPPKFVIALTNKEKEEDFLAIKGSKLPQRPKKRAKFIQRTLNLVSPGAWLCDLTLERYEVREKKISKKRPRGLKAMGNMESDSE, encoded by the exons ATGGAAAAGGACTCATTAAGGACCAACAACAATGGTAATAACACCAACCACTGCAGAGACAGAACCGGAAGCGACGGGGGATTGTTAAGATCCAGCTCAGATCCGGCGAAGCAAACGCCGTCGTCGTCTGATTTTGTTTTGCAGTGGGGAAACCGGAAGCGCCTCAGGTGTATGAAGATCCAGGTCAAAGACGATCAGTCCGGCCCGGTTCATCGAACCACGGTTCGAGTTGATCGCCGGGTCGTGAGGGCCGATAAAGACTCTTCCAGTCAGCCAAGCAATAATAATCACGGGAATGGATGTTTTAACCTCCGTCAAAGGCCTCCTTCTCCTCAAGCTCCGCCACCTCAGCGCGTTCTCAG GAACTCTGAGAATCCCAGTGCTATGAGAGGCCAAAGCAACGGTGGTGTAAGGGGATTCGCTTCGCCGGACAGGGGTGCGCGCGATAAGAGAGGTGGTAACCATAACAATAACAACCACTACAGCAACAATGATAACAACCACCAGCACAACAACAAATCAGCGGCATCTTCGGAGACGGCTCACGATAGCAAAAAGGGAGGCTCGTCTTCCGGGAGCGGTGAGGCAGTTCCACCCGTTTGGCCACCGAAATTCGTGATTGCTTTAACgaataaagagaaagaagaggaTTTCCTGGCCATTAAAGGATCTAAGCTACCACAAAGACCCAAAAAACGAGCCAAGTTTATCCAACGTACCCTCAAT CTGGTGAGCCCGGGGGCATGGCTATGCGATTTAACCCTTGAGCGATATGAGGTCAGGGAGAAGAAGATCTCAAAGAAG AGACCAAGAGGTTTGAAGGCAATGGGTAATATGGAATCCGATTCTGAATAG